The following proteins are encoded in a genomic region of Planococcus lenghuensis:
- a CDS encoding HAD family hydrolase → MIKGVVFDFDGLIIDTEVAWFEAYKEVVASYGADLPLARFAECVGTTDDVLYGVFRELIGNRAGFEEIEAQAARLVDEKMKNPVAREGVADYLAEAKRQGYRVALATSSSRAWATHFLTALGLMSYFEVLVTRDDVERVKPAPELYVKAVEALGLQSEQAIAFEDSVNGCKAAVSAGLDCVIVPSVVTADLPFEGYVLRLNSMAERSFSDVIDELKERANPNW, encoded by the coding sequence ATGATAAAAGGAGTCGTATTTGATTTTGACGGGCTGATTATCGATACGGAAGTGGCATGGTTTGAAGCATACAAAGAGGTAGTGGCTTCCTATGGAGCGGACTTGCCGCTTGCCCGTTTTGCGGAATGCGTCGGCACGACCGATGACGTGCTCTATGGAGTTTTCCGGGAATTGATCGGCAACAGGGCCGGATTTGAAGAGATTGAAGCGCAGGCTGCCCGGCTGGTCGATGAAAAGATGAAAAATCCGGTCGCCCGTGAAGGCGTGGCGGACTATTTAGCAGAGGCAAAGCGGCAAGGTTACCGGGTTGCGCTGGCAACGAGTTCTTCCAGGGCCTGGGCGACGCATTTCCTGACAGCACTCGGCTTGATGTCATACTTTGAGGTACTGGTGACCCGGGATGATGTCGAACGAGTGAAGCCGGCGCCGGAATTGTATGTAAAAGCAGTTGAAGCGCTGGGGCTGCAGTCGGAGCAGGCGATTGCATTCGAAGACTCGGTGAATGGCTGTAAGGCGGCAGTGAGTGCCGGCTTGGATTGTGTGATTGTGCCGAGTGTGGTGACGGCTGACCTGCCGTTCGAAGGGTATGTTCTCCGGCTGAATTCGATGGCTGAGAGGAGTTTCAGTGATGTAATTGATGAACTCAAAGAACGAGCAAATCCGAACTGGTGA
- a CDS encoding DUF2254 domain-containing protein — translation MPAKFLPREIRKYFLMPKRQRKYELRMSLWRVPLIYVIAAIVLAITTLFIDLGLNIALPTGFIVFSFSTTQLLVSTLIGSLLLLAAYTLNILLVVLTTFSGQFSPRMLQDFVSTRQLQNFVGVFNGSFVYVLVILLFMNNFQQEEFVLVPLTTVLVMFIAAINFLFFINHAIYWMQVHNVTGNMRKISEDIIRKSLTEDMEKLKTEHPGDLKEEYRQQEKTVKAADAGYIQLVDFPGIVEKARNDDIVIALHKRIGDFILSGNSLFSYWGPGADKVDEEAYKHFILFGNKETEIQDNYAAMSKLAEIAIKAMANGDPRSAINAIYQLAYLMQTIDEYITFTPYLADEDEQVRIITREQRFEESLYRGFGLIRHYAKGDLPIIVEIVSALQMLAQSSESVRHTDIWRFVENTVENVPEAIIYDIDKRLLLGKLETLAKVTGNEERFDNLKKAIE, via the coding sequence ATGCCAGCCAAATTCTTGCCGCGGGAAATCAGAAAGTACTTTCTGATGCCTAAACGGCAGCGGAAATATGAATTGCGCATGTCTCTTTGGCGTGTGCCGTTGATATATGTCATTGCAGCCATCGTGCTGGCGATCACCACATTGTTTATCGATCTGGGGCTCAATATTGCCTTGCCGACCGGTTTTATCGTCTTCAGCTTCAGTACAACCCAGCTGCTGGTAAGCACATTGATCGGCTCGCTATTGCTGCTCGCTGCTTACACATTGAATATCCTGCTTGTCGTATTGACTACATTCAGCGGGCAGTTTTCACCCCGCATGCTGCAGGATTTTGTATCGACCCGGCAGCTGCAGAATTTCGTCGGCGTCTTCAACGGCAGTTTCGTCTATGTGCTGGTTATCCTGCTGTTCATGAATAATTTCCAGCAGGAAGAGTTTGTTCTTGTCCCCCTTACGACGGTGCTCGTCATGTTCATCGCAGCGATCAATTTCCTTTTCTTCATCAACCATGCCATCTATTGGATGCAGGTACATAATGTAACGGGAAATATGCGGAAGATCTCTGAGGACATCATTCGGAAATCCCTGACTGAAGATATGGAAAAACTGAAAACGGAACATCCCGGAGATTTAAAAGAGGAATACCGCCAGCAGGAAAAGACAGTAAAAGCGGCGGATGCCGGATACATTCAGCTTGTGGATTTTCCGGGAATTGTAGAAAAAGCCCGCAATGATGATATCGTCATTGCGCTCCATAAACGGATCGGTGATTTCATACTGAGTGGGAATTCACTGTTTTCCTACTGGGGACCGGGGGCTGACAAAGTGGACGAAGAAGCGTATAAGCACTTCATCTTGTTTGGCAATAAGGAGACGGAAATTCAGGATAATTACGCAGCGATGAGCAAACTGGCGGAGATCGCAATCAAAGCCATGGCGAATGGAGATCCCCGTTCCGCCATCAATGCCATTTATCAATTGGCCTATCTTATGCAGACAATTGATGAATACATCACATTCACTCCTTATTTGGCTGATGAAGACGAACAAGTCCGGATCATCACGCGGGAGCAGCGATTCGAGGAGTCACTTTACAGAGGATTCGGCTTGATCCGTCATTATGCTAAAGGGGATTTGCCGATCATTGTGGAAATCGTGTCTGCTCTTCAGATGCTTGCCCAATCATCTGAATCGGTCCGTCATACGGATATTTGGCGCTTCGTGGAAAATACAGTCGAAAATGTGCCGGAAGCCATCATCTATGATATCGACAAGCGGCTGCTTCTCGGAAAACTGGAGACATTAGCAAAAGTGACAGGAAATGAAGAAAGGTTCGATAATCTGAAGAAGGCAATAGAATAG
- a CDS encoding copper amine oxidase → MKLKNIAVALMSLVLLVPIGGGAVLADNHQDSEPEVDTAAVDFRASTDHLFSEHAYLIITAMRKAYNGDPDAAEALEAVYQNGYDIQAAITKLYGEEAGETFIKNWTDHIGYFMEYAEAVANDNEEERQKAFNNLQEYTYISGEFQERLTNGRVTEETVVKVLTTHINQVTGSYDAYVAEDYEEAYTIQSEAMEHLVNTVSKSLSKAYTDQFADMFNHTEAVTDAANLRTDFNFLLAEHFALLQQAMQNNYDDAPGFEANRELLNANTEQLAAAIASIYGEEAGEKFYDIWSNHIMYFMEYVEAVANDNPEEKEAALKQLEQYREDFSQFISVATNDRVEAETLSQGLQVHVEQALGTFNSYVEGEYEETWTIAREGYAHMFMPAKLLSSAIVQQFPEMFDDMPGMPETGMGGTADSNNLNWILWTLPVLALAGITVFTRRKQVQE, encoded by the coding sequence ATGAAGCTTAAGAACATTGCAGTGGCACTGATGAGTCTGGTTCTATTGGTGCCGATCGGCGGCGGAGCAGTACTTGCAGACAATCACCAGGACAGTGAGCCGGAAGTAGACACAGCGGCCGTTGATTTCAGAGCCAGCACGGATCACCTTTTTTCCGAGCATGCATACTTGATCATTACAGCGATGCGTAAAGCATATAACGGAGATCCGGATGCGGCGGAAGCATTGGAAGCCGTGTATCAGAACGGCTATGATATCCAGGCAGCCATCACTAAGTTGTATGGTGAAGAGGCAGGGGAAACGTTCATCAAAAACTGGACGGATCATATCGGATACTTTATGGAATATGCGGAAGCGGTAGCAAATGATAATGAAGAAGAAAGACAGAAAGCATTCAACAATCTGCAGGAATACACATATATTTCCGGTGAATTCCAGGAACGGCTGACAAATGGCCGTGTGACAGAAGAGACAGTAGTAAAAGTGCTGACCACACATATCAATCAGGTTACAGGAAGCTATGATGCTTATGTAGCTGAAGACTATGAAGAAGCATACACGATTCAAAGTGAAGCGATGGAACACCTGGTGAATACGGTGAGTAAGTCGCTTTCTAAAGCTTATACGGATCAATTTGCTGACATGTTCAATCACACCGAAGCAGTGACAGATGCAGCAAATCTGCGGACAGACTTCAATTTCCTGCTGGCCGAGCATTTTGCACTTCTGCAGCAGGCGATGCAGAACAATTATGATGACGCTCCTGGCTTCGAAGCCAACCGTGAATTGCTGAATGCAAACACAGAACAGCTTGCAGCAGCCATCGCTTCGATCTACGGAGAAGAAGCTGGAGAAAAGTTCTATGATATCTGGAGCAACCACATCATGTACTTCATGGAGTATGTGGAAGCAGTAGCCAATGATAATCCGGAAGAAAAAGAAGCAGCACTGAAACAATTGGAACAGTACCGGGAAGATTTCTCCCAGTTCATCAGTGTAGCAACAAATGACCGTGTGGAAGCAGAAACGCTTTCCCAAGGGTTACAGGTACACGTAGAACAGGCACTTGGCACATTCAACAGCTATGTGGAAGGTGAATACGAAGAGACATGGACCATTGCACGTGAAGGCTATGCGCATATGTTCATGCCAGCCAAACTGCTGAGCTCTGCAATTGTCCAGCAGTTCCCGGAAATGTTCGACGATATGCCGGGCATGCCTGAAACCGGTATGGGCGGCACAGCTGATTCAAACAATCTGAACTGGATCCTGTGGACATTGCCGGTACTGGCTCTTGCTGGCATCACAGTATTCACAAGAAGAAAGCAAGTTCAGGAATAG
- a CDS encoding class F sortase: MRGIVKKGFLIYFLFLLTTINDNPGFATEPISAENGTGVVTERIVANKPAKQPALPEAEETVQEIRTEVPGKPAVEPAVSSAETDAELIGITPALIEIPAIGESAEVIEVGVTSEGAMEAPANIYQIGWYAPGAMPGSAGNAVMAGHVDGMTSPGTFYNLKKLKPGDEIHITGTEGQALTFIVTETAAYAPEEAPLEKIFGASPESHLNLITCTGPFNEATGHYEERLVVYADLLKQ, encoded by the coding sequence ATGCGCGGAATCGTGAAAAAAGGTTTCCTTATCTACTTTCTGTTTCTTCTGACGACCATCAATGATAACCCCGGCTTTGCTACAGAGCCGATTTCTGCAGAAAACGGGACAGGTGTGGTAACTGAAAGGATAGTGGCAAACAAACCTGCAAAGCAGCCTGCACTTCCTGAAGCGGAAGAAACAGTACAGGAAATAAGGACTGAAGTTCCGGGCAAGCCTGCAGTTGAACCTGCTGTATCTTCGGCTGAAACTGATGCGGAACTTATCGGCATTACTCCGGCATTGATCGAGATCCCGGCAATCGGTGAAAGTGCCGAAGTGATTGAAGTTGGAGTAACCAGTGAAGGTGCAATGGAAGCCCCGGCGAATATTTATCAAATCGGCTGGTACGCGCCCGGCGCAATGCCCGGCAGTGCAGGGAATGCCGTCATGGCAGGGCACGTTGATGGCATGACGAGCCCCGGCACTTTCTATAACCTGAAAAAGCTGAAGCCGGGTGATGAAATCCATATCACAGGAACAGAAGGGCAGGCCCTGACATTTATCGTCACGGAAACGGCCGCCTATGCACCGGAAGAGGCACCGCTTGAGAAAATTTTCGGCGCCAGTCCGGAATCCCATCTGAACTTGATCACTTGTACAGGACCATTTAATGAAGCCACCGGTCATTATGAAGAGCGGCTGGTCGTCTATGCCGATTTGCTCAAACAGTGA
- a CDS encoding glycerophosphodiester phosphodiesterase: METLMAHRGWSGIAPENTLSSIKLALEEPKIHAIEIDIQLTKDGVPIVFHDKILDRTTNGTGALKNKTLAELKALDAGSWFDEQFAGEEIPTLEEVLQLVNGQKPLYIELKQVGDLYLGLELKTIELIRRYGLEDQCSLISFDHKSLQTCMKIAPEISRTLVMMGSPLLLAEQVNEIQATSVSMYAEYIDQLMIDSLVRNGTEIVIWTVDDPAEADRIASYGADVLFTSNRPDQLWTREAAMVQV; this comes from the coding sequence GTGGAGACGCTGATGGCTCATCGCGGCTGGTCAGGAATTGCACCGGAAAACACATTAAGTTCAATTAAACTGGCATTGGAAGAACCGAAGATCCATGCGATTGAAATCGATATTCAACTGACGAAGGACGGCGTTCCGATTGTCTTTCATGATAAAATACTCGACCGCACTACGAACGGAACCGGTGCGCTGAAAAATAAAACACTGGCTGAACTGAAAGCGCTCGATGCAGGCAGCTGGTTTGATGAGCAATTTGCAGGGGAGGAAATCCCGACGCTGGAAGAAGTGCTGCAGCTCGTAAACGGACAAAAACCGCTGTACATCGAGCTGAAGCAAGTGGGCGATTTGTACCTCGGGCTCGAGCTGAAGACAATTGAACTGATTCGGCGATATGGTCTCGAAGACCAATGCAGTCTTATTTCATTTGATCATAAAAGCCTCCAGACCTGCATGAAAATCGCACCTGAAATCAGCCGGACACTTGTCATGATGGGGTCTCCACTTCTCCTGGCAGAGCAGGTGAATGAAATCCAGGCGACGTCCGTGTCCATGTATGCGGAATACATTGATCAGCTGATGATTGACAGCCTTGTGCGCAATGGCACGGAAATTGTCATCTGGACAGTGGACGATCCGGCGGAAGCTGACCGGATCGCTTCATATGGCGCCGATGTTCTCTTCACATCCAATCGCCCTGACCAGCTTTGGACACGGGAAGCCGCGATGGTTCAGGTATAA
- a CDS encoding histidine phosphatase family protein — MDKTVYLLRHCAAAGQEPSAELTEEGKEQAFQLVHFFNDRGIKCILSSPYTRAVQSVEPLANHLGLPLQTDERLAEQWLKSGNMKEWFVRIKESIQNRELEMTGGKSIDDLTAGAMEVFKEAPNGTVLCIHGNIMGLMLKQIDGVAGFKEWIGLSHPDVYEVNVKDGNYHVKRIWE, encoded by the coding sequence ATGGATAAAACCGTGTATTTGCTCAGGCATTGTGCAGCTGCAGGCCAGGAACCATCGGCTGAACTGACTGAAGAAGGAAAAGAACAAGCTTTTCAACTTGTGCATTTTTTTAATGACCGGGGCATCAAGTGCATTCTTTCCAGCCCCTATACGCGAGCTGTGCAATCCGTCGAACCGCTGGCCAATCATCTCGGCCTTCCTTTACAGACCGATGAGCGGCTGGCTGAACAGTGGTTGAAGTCGGGGAATATGAAAGAGTGGTTTGTGCGGATTAAAGAGTCAATTCAAAACAGAGAATTGGAAATGACCGGCGGCAAATCGATCGACGATTTGACAGCCGGCGCAATGGAGGTTTTTAAAGAGGCGCCGAACGGAACTGTTCTATGCATCCATGGCAATATAATGGGCCTGATGCTGAAACAGATCGACGGCGTGGCAGGATTCAAGGAATGGATCGGACTGTCGCACCCCGACGTGTACGAAGTGAACGTAAAAGACGGCAATTATCACGTGAAAAGAATCTGGGAATAG